The following coding sequences are from one Veillonella rodentium window:
- a CDS encoding ABC transporter substrate-binding protein, giving the protein MNWKKGIVMALSAITVMAMVAGCGSNTASGDQKKIGIIQLVEHPSLDAANKGFIDGLASKGYKDGENIKIDQQNAQADQSNLNSIAQRFVSDKNDLVLAIATPAAQTMANASHDMPILGTAITDYVTAKLVKSNEHPGGNVSGTSDMTPVEKEVDLIVALVPNVKRIGAIYTSSEINSQLQVEKMKAYAATKGITVVEATVSNVNDIQQAATNLVNQDVQAIYTPTDNVIASAMANLAQITDAAKIPVFAADEGMTMTGGVATYSVDYYQLGYQTGLMAAKILSGEAKIGDMPVETQKEIKLTVNEERANKLGITIPEALRKDMKK; this is encoded by the coding sequence ATGAACTGGAAAAAAGGTATTGTAATGGCCCTCAGCGCCATTACCGTAATGGCTATGGTCGCAGGTTGCGGTTCCAATACGGCATCCGGAGATCAAAAGAAAATCGGTATTATTCAACTGGTAGAGCATCCATCTCTTGATGCAGCAAATAAGGGATTTATTGACGGCCTTGCCTCTAAAGGTTACAAGGATGGCGAAAATATCAAAATTGATCAACAAAATGCACAGGCCGATCAATCTAATTTAAATAGTATTGCACAACGTTTTGTATCTGATAAAAATGATTTGGTACTTGCCATTGCAACACCGGCTGCACAGACAATGGCTAATGCATCCCATGATATGCCGATTTTAGGAACGGCTATTACCGATTATGTGACGGCCAAGCTTGTTAAATCTAATGAACATCCCGGCGGTAATGTGTCGGGTACATCGGATATGACACCTGTAGAAAAAGAGGTGGATCTTATCGTAGCATTGGTACCGAATGTTAAACGAATCGGCGCTATCTACACATCTTCGGAAATCAATTCCCAGCTACAGGTGGAAAAAATGAAAGCTTATGCTGCGACAAAGGGGATAACTGTAGTAGAAGCGACAGTATCTAATGTCAACGATATTCAACAAGCGGCAACCAATCTCGTAAATCAGGATGTGCAGGCCATTTATACGCCGACGGATAATGTAATCGCATCGGCGATGGCCAATCTGGCGCAAATTACAGATGCCGCAAAGATTCCTGTATTCGCTGCGGATGAAGGTATGACTATGACCGGTGGTGTGGCAACCTATTCTGTAGATTACTATCAATTAGGTTATCAGACCGGTTTGATGGCTGCAAAAATCTTGTCCGGGGAAGCTAAAATCGGGGATATGCCGGTTGAAACACAAAAAGAAATTAAATTAACTGTCAACGAAGAGCGTGCCAATAAATTGGGTATTACTATTCCGGAGGCACTTCGAAAAGATATGAAAAAATAG
- the rpsO gene encoding 30S ribosomal protein S15, with protein sequence MLTTEAKLAIIKEYATHEGDTGSPEVQIAILTNRIQYLTEHLKEHKKDHHSRRGLLKLVGQRRNMLDYLRRKDIERYRSIIERLGLRK encoded by the coding sequence ATGTTAACTACAGAAGCTAAATTGGCAATTATTAAAGAATATGCTACACACGAAGGTGACACGGGTTCTCCGGAAGTACAAATTGCGATTTTAACAAACCGTATTCAGTACTTAACAGAACATTTGAAGGAACATAAAAAAGATCATCATTCCCGTCGTGGTTTGTTGAAACTTGTAGGTCAACGCCGTAATATGCTTGACTACCTTCGTCGTAAGGATATCGAACGTTATCGTTCCATTATTGAAAGACTTGGTCTTCGTAAATAA
- a CDS encoding ABC transporter permease yields MFDLLVGTITQGLLWSLLAIGVFITFRVLDVADLTVEGTFPMGAAISAILITNGMNPIVSILVSGIGGMAAGAVTGWIHTKLKIPALLAGILTMIALYSINLHIMGKANVSLLRMDTVYSMLGGVLHTPNMWSAAIVGILVAIVVCLFLFWFFGTEIGTALRATGVNPQMIRAQGVNTDNMIVLGLLISNGFVGISGALIGQAQGFADVGMGIGTIVIGLASVIIGEVVFGTKSFVQSLIAVVLGSIVYRIVIATVLYLGMPPNDLKLFTAILVAIALSLPTLKAKWLAR; encoded by the coding sequence ATGTTTGATTTATTGGTAGGCACCATAACACAAGGCCTTTTGTGGTCTTTATTAGCGATTGGTGTATTCATTACATTCCGCGTTCTTGATGTGGCGGACTTGACGGTGGAAGGAACGTTTCCTATGGGGGCGGCTATTTCAGCCATTTTGATTACCAATGGTATGAATCCGATTGTATCCATTTTAGTTTCCGGCATCGGTGGTATGGCGGCAGGGGCTGTAACAGGCTGGATTCATACAAAATTAAAAATACCTGCTCTCTTAGCCGGTATCTTAACGATGATCGCCTTATACTCCATTAATCTTCATATCATGGGCAAGGCTAATGTATCCTTACTTCGTATGGATACTGTGTATAGCATGCTCGGCGGTGTATTACATACACCGAATATGTGGTCTGCGGCCATTGTAGGCATTTTGGTGGCTATCGTTGTATGTCTGTTCTTATTCTGGTTTTTCGGTACTGAAATCGGTACGGCTCTTAGGGCGACCGGTGTAAATCCGCAAATGATTCGCGCTCAAGGTGTGAATACGGATAATATGATTGTCCTTGGCCTGTTGATATCCAACGGCTTTGTAGGTATATCCGGAGCTTTAATCGGTCAAGCGCAGGGATTCGCTGATGTAGGGATGGGTATCGGTACAATCGTAATCGGCTTGGCATCTGTTATCATCGGTGAGGTTGTATTCGGTACAAAATCTTTTGTACAGAGTCTTATTGCCGTAGTGCTCGGATCTATCGTATACCGTATCGTAATTGCTACCGTTCTTTATCTCGGTATGCCGCCGAACGATTTGAAATTATTCACCGCTATTCTCGTGGCCATTGCGCTTTCCTTGCCTACATTGAAAGCAAAATGGCTGGCTCGCTAA
- a CDS encoding ABC transporter ATP-binding protein codes for MLEVKNMVKTFFKGTINEKTALQGINLRLEEGDFCTVIGGNGAGKSTLLNSIAGVFPVDEGQITINDIDVTKMAEYKRAKYIGRVFQDPMVGTAGNMQIEENLILAMRRGKRLGLKWAFKDSEQAFFKERLALLGLGLEERLSARMGLLSGGQRQSITLLMATMLRPEILLLDEHTAALDPKTAENVLQLTEKLVSEHNLTTLMITHNMRDALRFGNRLIMMDAGRIIYDVKGEEKKKLTVQDLLEKFEVAGENALSDRMVLGTK; via the coding sequence ATGTTAGAAGTAAAAAATATGGTAAAAACCTTCTTTAAGGGCACCATTAATGAAAAAACCGCTCTTCAGGGTATCAATCTTAGACTTGAAGAAGGTGATTTCTGTACGGTTATCGGTGGAAACGGTGCCGGTAAAAGTACGTTGTTGAACTCTATTGCCGGAGTATTTCCCGTAGATGAGGGACAAATCACAATCAATGATATTGATGTGACGAAAATGGCTGAATATAAACGCGCTAAATATATCGGTCGCGTCTTTCAGGATCCGATGGTAGGGACTGCGGGCAATATGCAGATTGAAGAGAATTTGATTCTCGCCATGCGCCGCGGTAAAAGATTGGGCCTTAAGTGGGCTTTCAAAGACAGCGAACAGGCGTTTTTTAAGGAACGCCTCGCCCTACTTGGCCTCGGTTTAGAGGAACGTTTATCGGCTCGTATGGGGTTATTATCGGGTGGTCAGCGTCAATCGATTACCTTGTTGATGGCGACCATGCTTCGCCCGGAAATTTTGCTGCTCGATGAACATACGGCGGCACTTGACCCCAAGACAGCGGAAAATGTACTGCAGTTGACGGAAAAGCTCGTATCTGAACATAATTTGACGACCCTTATGATTACTCACAATATGCGTGACGCATTGCGTTTCGGTAATCGCCTCATCATGATGGATGCGGGTCGTATCATTTATGATGTAAAAGGGGAAGAAAAGAAAAAGCTCACCGTTCAGGATCTTCTTGAAAAATTCGAAGTGGCCGGTGAAAATGCATTGAGCGATCGCATGGTTTTAGGGACGAAATAG